TTGCTTGATGCTTTCCGCCTTAGCAGGTGTTATCTTCACACACTTTCCATGGTACCACCTCTCACAGACATCACAGCCAATCCAAAATTCATCTGCGTTGTAATTTCCACCGCAGCTCCCACAAAGGGTTTCACTATGctcatcttcttcctcctcaAAATTCTCATCAGCAAACTTAGTATTAATCTTAACTTGTCCATCGTTTGATCTCTACAGTACAGTGAACCCAGTAATGATTAAAGGTATGAGCATGCATTAGTACTATGAAACAGTAAAACCAGTATGCCGAATGCCAATAACATTTCTTCTTGCAGAAGGTCAATATTTGGTAATTAGGTGGCTTTGCAAGCCTAAATCATATACATTTCTTGAATAGTGTTTTGACAAATGCACGCTGACATTTTAGAATACACATAATCATTCATCACACAGTATATTTttatagatttatttttctgattttgatTATCATTTTAACAAACATAACCTTAGATAGAGCCAGAGGCTGATAGACCCTAACTTAAGTATGACAAATTCAATGATAGATGagaatcaagaaattaaaaaaagcttAGTTCCATCTTTCTAACCTTTGTGCTGCCCCGAGACTTGCTTCCGCTATCCACACTGGGCTTGTCTTTTATAGGCTTCCTCTCCGTAACAACTTCAAAAACGGTTGGCAGTTCATTGATCAAGCTAAATAGACGTTTCCTGTCAAAAAAATCAACTCAATTTATGTTAAATAGACAATTATAACAAGGGAAAATGGCATGCAATTTTGCATACATGAAAAACCTCCTTTTAAATCATAACAATAGTggacgttaaaaaaaaaaaaaaacttcaagagagaaaaaggagtcTGAAATTCTCTGTATAGTTACAAATAATAACTCGCTCAGTCAAGCCCCATTCAGATTTCTCAGCTACTGTAAAATAAATGTCATTGCGCCACTAATGTGCAAGCTCTGACCCAAAACTGCCAATCTCACAGGATAAGatggcctttttttttagataaactgTAGAAAGATGGCTTTGAACATAAACAGGTATGGCCTAAGAACGCAGTATCTCACCATGATTCTTGTACCAGTCCCAGCAGTTCAATATAAGCAAAGTAAAGCTACTGAATCAAGAGAGTTCCGAGAATGCCATGACATAGCATGGGATTTAAAATCATATTCACGTATCTGCTAGCAATTAGCCATCAGTACCATGATTACTTTAAAGGCATATGATATCATTATTACATACAAGATGTTTCATGCTACAACAACTACACCTTAGGCCCAAAACTCTGGAATCAACTATGGATCCTCAAGCAGGTAATCAAGGTCAGCCGCATGTAATCCTTTTTGCCATTTTATCCTATCTAGAATCACTCTGTCACCAATTTGATTGACAAGTCCTTTTTACTAATTCTGCTAATGTTATTACATGCTCATCTACCTTTTTTCATTCCCTCGACTTGAATCATTGAACTACTTATAagatgtgacaaaaaaaaattgtttcagcATAGAATATGAAGTACTGATAACTTAAAACAACATTGCAGTTGGGGAGTTGACAGCTTCATCTGCCTTCCTTTCCATTAAAAATGTTTACTTGATCGTTCTTTAAATAAATCAGCTAGTGATAACACCTGTTATCTTAAGCTCATAGTTTTTACCCTCAATTCTAGGACTGAAATTCTTCCAGAATACACagaccatgttcatgaatctccAAACAACAGAATGACAAAAAAGCTTCTTGgatcagtaaaaaaaaatttttttttttgttaagtgttaGCTCCAAGGGGAGGGGGAAGGGGAGCTTCAAACTAAACCACGTAAATCACTATTGCATCAAATGCAAAGAGCAGTGGGGAAAGAAAATTGATATACTAGAACTTTTAAACTAACACAGAAAAAAACATGGCAGACAACCAAGATCCATTTGTAAGAAATTAGGTACACTGAGAGAAAGAATAAAGGAACATATTCTGATGCTGCTGCCTGTAAGCCAACAGAATGATAGTAAGAGGCAAAAAGACAATTTTTcagtaaaagaaaattgagaaaaagaaggaacAGACATAActtcaaaaaacaaacaaattaggaAGTACTTGGATACCCCGTCAAAGTTAGAATGGCTCTATTTTCAACACATATTTCTTCTTGACAAATAATAAGAACTTTATTAAACACGGAGAGTTCTTAAGTAGACTGAGTGTGTATAGAAGTTCTCCCAAATATTACGAGCACAATACAATGCCTCAAAAAAGTctagaaaagaagaaacaagatTTCAGATCAAGCATATCGAATCCCAACCCATTAAGCTCTATCTTCTAGCATTTGAAGTTTTAAATCCAACTCCAACAAATACAATAGAGCcaataaagataatttttttgataggtatatAGTGAGTGAGGGGGAGAGGGAGGTGGGGTTAGAACCACAAATATGGGACACCAGAAAGGATGCCATAACCACTAAGCTATCATTTTGAACCCCAGAGCCAACAAAGCTTAATTAAAGTCACCACCACAACTTATATTGTAAATCCATGAACTCCATCTGAGAGATACATTAAAATCGCACTGATTTTCATGATGACGCTGACCCATTTGTTATATATGGATTTtcagtttaaaaataaatataagagacAACAAGGAATTCAATTTTTCAGGAGCGCCCAAAGATCTGCTCAACAAATACATCAATATCAGATTTCTCAAATGAACTCCAATATCATATGAAGCACATGAATGCGGCAGAAACaataaaaagagtgaaagatTTTACCTTTCATTGCGGTTAAGACGAGCTCCAAGATAGAAAGCCACAGAAAGCAACCAAGAATCACTGTGCACTGCAACCAATGAAAGCCAATCTTTCCGGTGCATGCCATCTCTTGCGAAATTGATCCCAAGTGCTGGCTCTGGAAGCTCCGGTGGAACTTCCTCAGCCGGCAAAGTTACTTCCCAACTTTCATTCGGATGCCCATACAAACACAAGTTCTCCTTatctttaacaaaacaaaaggggaaaaaaattttgaattaaaaaaactaactaactaaacACTTAAAAGCTCTGTTTGGATCATAACAAAACAGTAAAACTCAATTGAGTTTTCTACAGTTAATTTGACCTAGACTTTCTGATTTGAAATTACAATCATTTCATTTCAATTGCATTACTATTACTTTCACTATCAAAATGTTTTCATAGACTAGAgatctaaaaattttcaaattgaacaggaaaaaaaatacatttccaCATAAAAAGAAAcgaataagtttttaattttataatagttTTGACCTCCCATTCCAATCCTACGACTCTGATTACCATAACCACACCATGCAAACAAAACTTTCCCTCGGTTTCTCggaaatcaaacaaaaaaaaaaaaaaaaaaaaaaaaacgaaatttaaaataaaataaaataagtctAATTACACAGTACCTGGATCACAGAGTCCATAAAATTCATCAACATCTGAATCAAAAAAAGCAACGGTCAGATTggtatttttagagagagagagagagagagagtaattgtagagagagaaagtaaagTACCGTAAGTTAAAGCACGAACGACACCAGCTCGGCGGCCACTGTAATCTTTGAAGATCTCCTCTACGGTTCGAGGACTGGCAGCCATTTCCATGACCTATCAGAATTCGGGGATCTAAAAAGGTgcgttttggatttttttattttttatttcctgaATTTTAAAGGTAGGAAAAGTATTTACTTGATGAATTGGAATTGCAGAGAAAGAGTACGGAGAGggatcgaagagagagagagagagagctttagaaaaacagagaagagagaagCATGTAAAAACGTGGGGAGCGAAACACATAGAGGTGGGTTCTTGTGAGAGACTCTGTAAATTAACGCTATATTGGGTAATTACTATctccactcttttttttttttttatgggattgaTGGGTTTATAGCCGTACGATTTGGGAGACTTGGAGTGTAGATAGTAAAAATAGGGGGTGTGTGATAGGATATTATGTGGtactttttttgcttttttcacTTTTGGCTAATCTGTATTAGCATTGGTGACTCCTTAGTTTTGTGATTTCGACATTGAACCCACATGTATTTGTCTCTAATCTCTATGCTTTTCTTGGCATAGTCAACCAACTACGCGTATGTTCAATTTGATTTCAATGGGTTTagtttggtaaaaaaattcataatcttTCACAGGAGATTGATTTTAGTATTAGTAAAAGTGATAGAAGTGGTGTATGTACACTAATTATTATATTCTCAAGTCGTAAATCAGTACTTAGAGTCTTGAAATGAGATAAGTCTTGAGTTTGAACATTTAAAACAACAATATAAGATTGATttagttttaaactattgatcTCATAATCTAGTTGGCTTAACTCTCTTGTTAGACTACAATTTCTTTATCTTTGTCTAAGCTCCTCAGGAATTAATTTCTTGATAATAGAAGAACTATTATGATCTCACCtcaacattttctattttaaaaaagggggggagagagagagagagagagattttgctAGAACCCTAAACCAACTGAGACGTATGTTATTGTTGTATCTAGTTAAGGACCAGTGTGTGGTAACAAGTTGTAATTTAAAGTAGCTATAGTTAATTagtttatataattaaatcttGAGTTcgttaatataattttatgataTACATAAATAACTGGTTTTGTTATGGGATTTAGTTCCCTAGTTAACCTATTAACTAACTTCTTTTGTCAACTTATCTAGATGAGAAACGATATGTCAAAtgatatatccacaacattttcacaatatttttacaacaaattctaagtggcaatttgttactgattgttattgttgggacaaaaaaataattttagtgttaagtttaaatttaaaccaacaacaactaaccacctatgatttattataaaaatgttgtgaaaatattatggatgtagAACCTTGTATCGATATAGCTTTCCACAACTTTgaagttttacttttttttagatacTCATTAAAATTTCACCTATATAAATATACTcacttttgaaaataaattatccaCAATAAGCTTATCCCAAATGGGCACTAAAACTCTATAGAAAAATAGAAgctcaaaaatattaattaatattctaaaagggaagatttcctttttttttttttttttttttttggttgataaaagGAAGATGTTAATTTTGGTGCAAATAGAAGGCAATTACTTTACACCATAGTAAGTAAAAGGTAC
The DNA window shown above is from Quercus lobata isolate SW786 chromosome 7, ValleyOak3.0 Primary Assembly, whole genome shotgun sequence and carries:
- the LOC115952461 gene encoding PHD finger protein ALFIN-LIKE 1-like, which translates into the protein MEMAASPRTVEEIFKDYSGRRAGVVRALTYDVDEFYGLCDPDKENLCLYGHPNESWEVTLPAEEVPPELPEPALGINFARDGMHRKDWLSLVAVHSDSWLLSVAFYLGARLNRNERKRLFSLINELPTVFEVVTERKPIKDKPSVDSGSKSRGSTKRSNDGQVKINTKFADENFEEEEDEHSETLCGSCGGNYNADEFWIGCDVCERWYHGKCVKITPAKAESIKQYKCPSCMKRGRQ